A region from the Aphis gossypii isolate Hap1 chromosome 1, ASM2018417v2, whole genome shotgun sequence genome encodes:
- the LOC114122886 gene encoding suppressor of fused homolog → MSESDHQNGVPCMRTPRSVTEMPYVSQTLPAGLASLYMLCKRIYPDQCNPLQATTVIKYWLGGPDPLDYISMYNNPGDRMIGIPPHWHYISFGLSDLHGDNRVHNTTNGSDGPSGFGFELTFRLLKDSSETSPPTWPARLMQSLAKYVFRTGNTLYAGDHVSWHCGLDGSESRLQHMLMGEDPQLQVTVTPHGSVRFVQIVGACLEELQAVQRWNGPGVLQILKRHSITGGSWLITNMRRGESMFDVDPSVHDEIAEGIKTEGSNLCGISAHCSWEESNRCDKALVYKSVEHSMNNLRIINNSRAPNGDLKETDGNSNYNSCELSELTQEQYIENVHLTFNLEAGLLLPFVLKGRIRHGRHFTFKALNSNATITFVAPSVSGSLVSDEKPFVAQGSWLQVLVPNSFLDTMESSLKFLNEPVMEPLPKTINWPDRNLTITINPDKL, encoded by the exons ATGAGTGAATCTGACCATCAGAATGGAGTGCCTTGTATGCGTACTCCAAGATCAGTTACTGAAATGCCTTATGTATCACAAACGCTACCGGCTGGCCTTGCTTCACTTTACATGCTATGCAAAAGAATATACCCAGATCAATGTAATCCATTACAAGCTACAACTGTAATTAAGTACTG GCTTGGCGGTCCAGATCCATTAGACTatattagtatgtataataatccaGGTGATCGAATGATTGGAATTCCACCACATTGGCATTATATAAG ttttgGTTTATCCGATTTGCATGGCGATAATCGTGTTCACAATACTACAAATGGATCAGATGGACCAAGTGGATTTGGTTTTGAATTGACATTTCGCCTTCTTAAAGACTCTTCAGAAACATCTCCTCCTACTTGGCCTGCCCGCTTGATGCAGTCACTtgctaaatatgtttttagaaCTG GAAATACATTATATGCTGGTGATCATGTATCTTGGCATTGTGGTTTGGATGGTAGTGAAAGTCGCTTACAACATATGTTAATGGGTGAAGATCCTCAATTGCAGGTCACTGTTACACCACATGGATCAGTTAGATTTGTTCAAATTGTTGGTGCATGTTTAGAAGAATTACAAGCTGTTCAAAGATGGAATGGGCCAGGAGTATTGCAAATACTGAAAAGACATTCAAT tacTGGAGGTTCATGGCTAATAACAAACATGCGTAGAGGTGAAAGTATGTTTGATGTGGATCCTTCTGTTCATGATGAAATTGCTGAAGGTATCAAAACTGAAGGTTCAAATTTATGTGGTATAAGTGCTCATTGTTCATGGGAAGAATCTAACagat gtgACAAAGCATTAGTTTATAAGTCAGTTGAACATTCCATGAACaatttacgtattattaacaattcaaGAGCACCGAAtgg ggATTTGAAAGAAACTGAtggaaattcaaattataatagttgtgaATTATCAGAATTGACTCAAGAACAATACATAGAAAATGtccatttaacttttaatttagaagCTGGACTTTTGTTACCTTTTGTATTGaa agGTCGTATTAGACATGGTCgtcattttacttttaaagcaTTAAATAGTAATGCAACTATTACATTTGTTGCTCCATCTGTGTCTGGATCTCTTGTGAGCGATGAAAAACCATTTGTAGCTCAAGGATCTTGGTTACAAGTGTTGGTACCAAATAGTTTTCTCGATACAATGGAATCCAGTTTAAAGTTCCTCAATGAGCCAGttatg GAGCCATTGCCAAAAACTATCAACTGGCCTGAtagaaatttaactataacaattaatccagataaattataa
- the LOC114122867 gene encoding uncharacterized protein LOC114122867 — translation MSNKSILIILLVSLLINFSDSVVKRCFSCRSRGDLGSCKDRFKYTNLTQISLESGIGVEAVPCASGWCGKIIETRNSDAKEQEFDTATQRTCLQRGPSDGEERCDDTMWEYKKVFMCFCHGDLCNNAPAAFKSFNFYILALTLVIPILFAQLLNS, via the coding sequence ATGAGCAATaagtcaattttaataatacttttagtgTCATTACTGATCAACTTTTCCGACAGCGTTGTGAAACGATGTTTCAGTTGCCGTTCCCGTGGAGATTTAGGAAGCTGTAAGGATCGATTTAAATACACCAACCTCACACAGATCAGCTTAGAATCCGGTATTGGAGTGGAAGCTGTGCCTTGTGCCTCGGGATGGTGTGGGAAAATAATTGAGACACGTAATTCTGACGCCAAAGAACAAGAATTCGACACTGCAACACAAAGGACGTGTTTGCAAAGAGGACCTTCAGATGGAGAAGAACGTTGTGATGATACTATGTGGgagtataaaaaagtttttatgtgtttttgtCATGGTGATCTCTGTAACAATGCACCAGCAGctttcaaaagttttaatttctacATATTGGCGTTAACTCTTGTAATTCCTATTTTATTTGCTCAGTTACTCAATTCATAA